From one Cynocephalus volans isolate mCynVol1 chromosome X, mCynVol1.pri, whole genome shotgun sequence genomic stretch:
- the CCNQ gene encoding cyclin-Q isoform X2, with the protein MQSIPIATACTIYHKFFCEINLGAYDPYLVAMSSIYLAGKVEEQHLRTRDIINVSNRYFNPGSEPLELDSRFWELRDSIVQCELLMLRVLRFQVSFQHPHKYLLHYLISLKNWLNRYSWQRTPIAITAWALLRDSYHGGLCLRFQAQHIAVAVLYLALQVYGVEVPAEAEAEKPWWQVFSDDLTKPIIGNIVSDLIQIYTIDTEIP; encoded by the exons ATGCAGTCCATTCCCATTGCTACCGCCTGCACCATTTACCATAAGTTCTTTTGTGAGATCAACCTGGGCGCCTATGACCCTTACCTGGTTGCCATGTCTTCCATTTATTTGGCTGGCAAAGTGGAGGAGCAGCACCTGCGTACTCGTGACATCATCAATGTGTCCAACAG GTATTTTAACCCAGGTAGCGAGCCCTTGGAGCTGGACTCCCGCTTCTGGGAGCTCCGAGACAGCATTGTGCAGTGTGAGCTCCTCATGCTAAGGGTCCTGCGCTTCCAGGTCTCCTTCCAGCACCCACACAAG TACCTGCTGCACTACCTGATTTCTCTGAAGAACTGGCTGAACCGCTACAGCTGGCAGCGGACCCCCATCGCCATCACAGCCTGGGCCCTGCTGCGGGACAGCTACCATGGGGGGCTGTGCCTCCGCTTCCAGGCTCAGCACATAGCCGTGGCAGTGCTCTACCTGGCCCTGCAGGTCTACGGAGTTGAGGTGCCCGCTGAGGCCGAGGCCGAGAAGCCCTGGTGGCAG gtGTTTAGTGACGACCTTACCAAGCCAATCATTGGTAATATTGTGTCTGATCTCATTCAGATTTATACCATAGACACAGAGATCCCCTAA
- the CCNQ gene encoding cyclin-Q isoform X1 — MEAVGQESCGGGATARGAEGRPAPEARVHFRVTRFIMEAGIKLGMQSIPIATACTIYHKFFCEINLGAYDPYLVAMSSIYLAGKVEEQHLRTRDIINVSNRYFNPGSEPLELDSRFWELRDSIVQCELLMLRVLRFQVSFQHPHKYLLHYLISLKNWLNRYSWQRTPIAITAWALLRDSYHGGLCLRFQAQHIAVAVLYLALQVYGVEVPAEAEAEKPWWQVFSDDLTKPIIGNIVSDLIQIYTIDTEIP, encoded by the exons ATGGAAGCTGTTGGCCAGGAGAGCTGCGGGGGAGGGGCTACGGCGCGGGGGGCCGAGGGGCGGCCGGCGCCTGAGGCCAGAGTGCACTTCCGAGTGACAAGGTTCATCATGGAGGCAG GTATCAAGCTAGGGATGCAGTCCATTCCCATTGCTACCGCCTGCACCATTTACCATAAGTTCTTTTGTGAGATCAACCTGGGCGCCTATGACCCTTACCTGGTTGCCATGTCTTCCATTTATTTGGCTGGCAAAGTGGAGGAGCAGCACCTGCGTACTCGTGACATCATCAATGTGTCCAACAG GTATTTTAACCCAGGTAGCGAGCCCTTGGAGCTGGACTCCCGCTTCTGGGAGCTCCGAGACAGCATTGTGCAGTGTGAGCTCCTCATGCTAAGGGTCCTGCGCTTCCAGGTCTCCTTCCAGCACCCACACAAG TACCTGCTGCACTACCTGATTTCTCTGAAGAACTGGCTGAACCGCTACAGCTGGCAGCGGACCCCCATCGCCATCACAGCCTGGGCCCTGCTGCGGGACAGCTACCATGGGGGGCTGTGCCTCCGCTTCCAGGCTCAGCACATAGCCGTGGCAGTGCTCTACCTGGCCCTGCAGGTCTACGGAGTTGAGGTGCCCGCTGAGGCCGAGGCCGAGAAGCCCTGGTGGCAG gtGTTTAGTGACGACCTTACCAAGCCAATCATTGGTAATATTGTGTCTGATCTCATTCAGATTTATACCATAGACACAGAGATCCCCTAA